The Montipora capricornis isolate CH-2021 chromosome 1, ASM3666992v2, whole genome shotgun sequence genome contains a region encoding:
- the LOC138017559 gene encoding spidroin-1-like isoform X1, giving the protein MNIRLLLACLALCLSQAVLSAPLDASQKPGEEQANQTSSKSINLEDKVKEAVKKAELDASLAAEDAVRHGHKAESRVTNDKDSSEEAEGSTDHVTVDNKPTLHTRTHALENEDDDEGNNSKRVKEHKVNRKPSRKMLGLGGFGDLGGNNNDYKEDTRLEDRLAMEAEEEKKYETGEGYGAGGGGGGGGTGWDEASKGVNWATNIQRQDAAEKQSIQAQVASESAHELDEIQRAIAAESQSSRGSASIGNAGASVVGGAGSPVQVQGGMQPRITNPEGQTRQNPSMPFVGGGQQKSLSPSESQESFQDVTSPYSTDRSSFGEPEISNFIHQAEKISPSEMRGATQQDSMGMGGLASRGSQGLSEGMGGLGGLEGAQQLGGQSQMASMEQSPMAGSERFGGAMDAGAVSQEALGQAGLAGGLSESAVSRMTDGSLGGRTGESIQGMQGMQGMQGIQSMQDLQGMQGVASALSTGQGQGGMLSDNGGVSALQGQGMMGASLQGGMQSLMGGGGGGLGGLQAAMGGGGDLGQQQMAFKKSTIARPSDLQRSKTHQRDEASNKHKKRKLQNKLSARKSALPKKHLVRDHKKSVKKSKLVKKQHSKQSRTH; this is encoded by the exons TAAAAGAAGCTGTGAAAAAGGCTGAGTTAGATGCTAGTCTAGCTGCTGAAGATGCGGTGCGACATGGACATAAGGCTGAATCAAGAGTTACTAACGACAAAGATTCATCCGAAGAAGCCGAAGGTAGCACGGATCACGTGACTGTGGATAACAAGCCAACCCTGCACACCAGGACGCATGCTTTAG AAAATGAAGACGACGACGAAGGGAATAACAGTAAAAGAGTGAAGGAACATAAAGTGAATCGGAAGCCGAGTAGAAAAATGCTCGGCTTAGGTGGCTTCGGTGATCTCGGAGGAAACAATAATGATTACAAAGAGGACACCAGACTGGAGGATCGTCTAGCCATGGAGGCGGAGGAAGAAAAGAAATATGAAACAGGAGAAGGATACGGCGCAGGGGGAGGTGGTGGAGGGGGAGGAACAGGATGGGATGAAGCATCAAAGGGAGTAAACTGGGCAACTAATATACAGAGACAGGATGCTGCAGAG AAACAGAGCATACAGGCCCAGGTCGCCTCTGAAAGCGCTCACGAACTCGATGAGATCCAGCGCGCCATCGCAGCTGAGTCCCAGTCCTCACGCGGTTCAGCTTCAATTGGTAATGCCGGAGCTTCAGTTGTCGGTGGGGCAGGATCACCG GTTCAAGTGCAAGGGGGCATGCAACCTAGAATTACAAATCCAGAGGGACAAACAAGACAGAATCCATCAATGCCATTCGTAGGAGGAGGACAACAAAAAAGCCTAAGTCCATCCGAGAGTCAAG AATCGTTTCAAGACGTTACCTCACCTTATTCGACCGATCGATCATCCTTTGGCGAGCCAG AAATCTCTAATTTCATTCACCAAGCAGAAAAAATATCACCAAGTGAAATGAGGGGAGCCACTCAACAAGACAGCATGGGTATGGGGGGTCTTGCTTCTCGAGGAAGTCAAGGATTGAGTGAAGGGATGGGCGGCCTTGGGGGATTAGAAGGAGCACAACAACTGGGTGGGCAGAGCCAAATGGCATCTATGGAACAGTCTCCCATGGCGGGATCAGAGAGGTTTGGAGGGGCTATGGATGCAGGAGCAGTAAGTCAAGAGGCATTGGGACAGGCAGGTCTAGCTGGAGGACTCAGCGAATCGGCGGTAAGCCGCATGACCGATGGATCACTCGGGGGTAGAACTGGAGAGTCCATTCAAGGAATGCAAGGAATGCAAGGAATGCAAGGAATTCAAAGTATGCAAGACCTTCAAGGAATGCAAGGCGTAGCATCAGCGCTCTCAACAGGCCAGGGCCAAGGTGGAATGTTATCTGACAATGGAGGTGTCAGTGCTTTACAGGGGCAAGGAATGATGGGAGCAAGCCTTCAAGGAGGAATGCAAAGTCTTATGggaggtggtggtggtggtctTGGAGGACTTCAGGCTGCCATGGGTGGTGGAGGCGATCTGGGACAGCAACAGATGGCCTTTAAAAAG TCAACAATAGCAAGACCAAGTGACTTGCAG CGTTCAAAGACACATCAGAGAGACGAGGCAAGCAATAAacacaagaaaagaaagttaCAAAACAAATTATCTGCTAGAAAGAGTGCTTTGCCAAAGAAACACCTTGTACGTGACCACAAGAAATCTGTTAAAAAG AGTAAACTGGTGAAGAAGCAACATTCTAAACAATCAAGAACACATTAA
- the LOC138017559 gene encoding secreted protein C-like isoform X3, with protein sequence MNIRLLLACLALCLSQAVLSAPLDASQKPGEEQANQTSSKSINLEDKVKEAVKKAELDASLAAEDAVRHGHKAESRVTNDKDSSEEAEGSTDHVTVDNKPTLHTRTHALENEDDDEGNNSKRVKEHKVNRKPSRKMLGLGGFGDLGGNNNDYKEDTRLEDRLAMEAEEEKKYETGEGYGAGGGGGGGGTGWDEASKGVNWATNIQRQDAAEKQSIQAQVASESAHELDEIQRAIAAESQSSRGSASIGNAGASVVGGAGSPVQVQGGMQPRITNPEGQTRQNPSMPFVGGGQQKSLSPSESQEISNFIHQAEKISPSEMRGATQQDSMGMGGLASRGSQGLSEGMGGLGGLEGAQQLGGQSQMASMEQSPMAGSERFGGAMDAGAVSQEALGQAGLAGGLSESAVSRMTDGSLGGRTGESIQGMQGMQGMQGIQSMQDLQGMQGVASALSTGQGQGGMLSDNGGVSALQGQGMMGASLQGGMQSLMGGGGGGLGGLQAAMGGGGDLGQQQMAFKKSTIARPSDLQRSKTHQRDEASNKHKKRKLQNKLSARKSALPKKHLVRDHKKSVKKSKLVKKQHSKQSRTH encoded by the exons TAAAAGAAGCTGTGAAAAAGGCTGAGTTAGATGCTAGTCTAGCTGCTGAAGATGCGGTGCGACATGGACATAAGGCTGAATCAAGAGTTACTAACGACAAAGATTCATCCGAAGAAGCCGAAGGTAGCACGGATCACGTGACTGTGGATAACAAGCCAACCCTGCACACCAGGACGCATGCTTTAG AAAATGAAGACGACGACGAAGGGAATAACAGTAAAAGAGTGAAGGAACATAAAGTGAATCGGAAGCCGAGTAGAAAAATGCTCGGCTTAGGTGGCTTCGGTGATCTCGGAGGAAACAATAATGATTACAAAGAGGACACCAGACTGGAGGATCGTCTAGCCATGGAGGCGGAGGAAGAAAAGAAATATGAAACAGGAGAAGGATACGGCGCAGGGGGAGGTGGTGGAGGGGGAGGAACAGGATGGGATGAAGCATCAAAGGGAGTAAACTGGGCAACTAATATACAGAGACAGGATGCTGCAGAG AAACAGAGCATACAGGCCCAGGTCGCCTCTGAAAGCGCTCACGAACTCGATGAGATCCAGCGCGCCATCGCAGCTGAGTCCCAGTCCTCACGCGGTTCAGCTTCAATTGGTAATGCCGGAGCTTCAGTTGTCGGTGGGGCAGGATCACCG GTTCAAGTGCAAGGGGGCATGCAACCTAGAATTACAAATCCAGAGGGACAAACAAGACAGAATCCATCAATGCCATTCGTAGGAGGAGGACAACAAAAAAGCCTAAGTCCATCCGAGAGTCAAG AAATCTCTAATTTCATTCACCAAGCAGAAAAAATATCACCAAGTGAAATGAGGGGAGCCACTCAACAAGACAGCATGGGTATGGGGGGTCTTGCTTCTCGAGGAAGTCAAGGATTGAGTGAAGGGATGGGCGGCCTTGGGGGATTAGAAGGAGCACAACAACTGGGTGGGCAGAGCCAAATGGCATCTATGGAACAGTCTCCCATGGCGGGATCAGAGAGGTTTGGAGGGGCTATGGATGCAGGAGCAGTAAGTCAAGAGGCATTGGGACAGGCAGGTCTAGCTGGAGGACTCAGCGAATCGGCGGTAAGCCGCATGACCGATGGATCACTCGGGGGTAGAACTGGAGAGTCCATTCAAGGAATGCAAGGAATGCAAGGAATGCAAGGAATTCAAAGTATGCAAGACCTTCAAGGAATGCAAGGCGTAGCATCAGCGCTCTCAACAGGCCAGGGCCAAGGTGGAATGTTATCTGACAATGGAGGTGTCAGTGCTTTACAGGGGCAAGGAATGATGGGAGCAAGCCTTCAAGGAGGAATGCAAAGTCTTATGggaggtggtggtggtggtctTGGAGGACTTCAGGCTGCCATGGGTGGTGGAGGCGATCTGGGACAGCAACAGATGGCCTTTAAAAAG TCAACAATAGCAAGACCAAGTGACTTGCAG CGTTCAAAGACACATCAGAGAGACGAGGCAAGCAATAAacacaagaaaagaaagttaCAAAACAAATTATCTGCTAGAAAGAGTGCTTTGCCAAAGAAACACCTTGTACGTGACCACAAGAAATCTGTTAAAAAG AGTAAACTGGTGAAGAAGCAACATTCTAAACAATCAAGAACACATTAA
- the LOC138017559 gene encoding secreted protein C-like isoform X6 — MNIRLLLACLALCLSQAVLSAPLDASQKPGEEQVKEAVKKAELDASLAAEDAVRHGHKAESRVTNDKDSSEEAEENEDDDEGNNSKRVKEHKVNRKPSRKMLGLGGFGDLGGNNNDYKEDTRLEDRLAMEAEEEKKYETGEGYGAGGGGGGGGTGWDEASKGVNWATNIQRQDAAEKQSIQAQVASESAHELDEIQRAIAAESQSSRGSASIGNAGASVVGGAGSPVQVQGGMQPRITNPEGQTRQNPSMPFVGGGQQKSLSPSESQESFQDVTSPYSTDRSSFGEPEISNFIHQAEKISPSEMRGATQQDSMGMGGLASRGSQGLSEGMGGLGGLEGAQQLGGQSQMASMEQSPMAGSERFGGAMDAGAVSQEALGQAGLAGGLSESAVSRMTDGSLGGRTGESIQGMQGMQGMQGIQSMQDLQGMQGVASALSTGQGQGGMLSDNGGVSALQGQGMMGASLQGGMQSLMGGGGGGLGGLQAAMGGGGDLGQQQMAFKKSTIARPSDLQRSKTHQRDEASNKHKKRKLQNKLSARKSALPKKHLVRDHKKSVKKSKLVKKQHSKQSRTH; from the exons TAAAAGAAGCTGTGAAAAAGGCTGAGTTAGATGCTAGTCTAGCTGCTGAAGATGCGGTGCGACATGGACATAAGGCTGAATCAAGAGTTACTAACGACAAAGATTCATCCGAAGAAGCCGAAG AAAATGAAGACGACGACGAAGGGAATAACAGTAAAAGAGTGAAGGAACATAAAGTGAATCGGAAGCCGAGTAGAAAAATGCTCGGCTTAGGTGGCTTCGGTGATCTCGGAGGAAACAATAATGATTACAAAGAGGACACCAGACTGGAGGATCGTCTAGCCATGGAGGCGGAGGAAGAAAAGAAATATGAAACAGGAGAAGGATACGGCGCAGGGGGAGGTGGTGGAGGGGGAGGAACAGGATGGGATGAAGCATCAAAGGGAGTAAACTGGGCAACTAATATACAGAGACAGGATGCTGCAGAG AAACAGAGCATACAGGCCCAGGTCGCCTCTGAAAGCGCTCACGAACTCGATGAGATCCAGCGCGCCATCGCAGCTGAGTCCCAGTCCTCACGCGGTTCAGCTTCAATTGGTAATGCCGGAGCTTCAGTTGTCGGTGGGGCAGGATCACCG GTTCAAGTGCAAGGGGGCATGCAACCTAGAATTACAAATCCAGAGGGACAAACAAGACAGAATCCATCAATGCCATTCGTAGGAGGAGGACAACAAAAAAGCCTAAGTCCATCCGAGAGTCAAG AATCGTTTCAAGACGTTACCTCACCTTATTCGACCGATCGATCATCCTTTGGCGAGCCAG AAATCTCTAATTTCATTCACCAAGCAGAAAAAATATCACCAAGTGAAATGAGGGGAGCCACTCAACAAGACAGCATGGGTATGGGGGGTCTTGCTTCTCGAGGAAGTCAAGGATTGAGTGAAGGGATGGGCGGCCTTGGGGGATTAGAAGGAGCACAACAACTGGGTGGGCAGAGCCAAATGGCATCTATGGAACAGTCTCCCATGGCGGGATCAGAGAGGTTTGGAGGGGCTATGGATGCAGGAGCAGTAAGTCAAGAGGCATTGGGACAGGCAGGTCTAGCTGGAGGACTCAGCGAATCGGCGGTAAGCCGCATGACCGATGGATCACTCGGGGGTAGAACTGGAGAGTCCATTCAAGGAATGCAAGGAATGCAAGGAATGCAAGGAATTCAAAGTATGCAAGACCTTCAAGGAATGCAAGGCGTAGCATCAGCGCTCTCAACAGGCCAGGGCCAAGGTGGAATGTTATCTGACAATGGAGGTGTCAGTGCTTTACAGGGGCAAGGAATGATGGGAGCAAGCCTTCAAGGAGGAATGCAAAGTCTTATGggaggtggtggtggtggtctTGGAGGACTTCAGGCTGCCATGGGTGGTGGAGGCGATCTGGGACAGCAACAGATGGCCTTTAAAAAG TCAACAATAGCAAGACCAAGTGACTTGCAG CGTTCAAAGACACATCAGAGAGACGAGGCAAGCAATAAacacaagaaaagaaagttaCAAAACAAATTATCTGCTAGAAAGAGTGCTTTGCCAAAGAAACACCTTGTACGTGACCACAAGAAATCTGTTAAAAAG AGTAAACTGGTGAAGAAGCAACATTCTAAACAATCAAGAACACATTAA
- the LOC138017559 gene encoding secreted protein C-like isoform X5 has protein sequence MNIRLLLACLALCLSQAVLSAPLDASQKPGEEQANQTSSKSINLEDKVKEAVKKAELDASLAAEDAVRHGHKAESRVTNDKDSSEEAEGSTDHVTVDNKPTLHTRTHALENEDDDEGNNSKRVKEHKVNRKPSRKMLGLGGFGDLGGNNNDYKEDTRLEDRLAMEAEEEKKYETGEGYGAGGGGGGGGTGWDEASKGVNWATNIQRQDAAEKQSIQAQVASESAHELDEIQRAIAAESQSSRGSASIGNAGASVVGGAGSPVQVQGGMQPRITNPEGQTRQNPSMPFVGGGQQKSLSPSESQEISNFIHQAEKISPSEMRGATQQDSMGMGGLASRGSQGLSEGMGGLGGLEGAQQLGGQSQMASMEQSPMAGSERFGGAMDAGAVSQEALGQAGLAGGLSESAVSRMTDGSLGGRTGESIQGMQGMQGMQGIQSMQDLQGMQGVASALSTGQGQGGMLSDNGGVSALQGQGMMGASLQGGMQSLMGGGGGGLGGLQAAMGGGGDLGQQQMAFKKRSKTHQRDEASNKHKKRKLQNKLSARKSALPKKHLVRDHKKSVKKSKLVKKQHSKQSRTH, from the exons TAAAAGAAGCTGTGAAAAAGGCTGAGTTAGATGCTAGTCTAGCTGCTGAAGATGCGGTGCGACATGGACATAAGGCTGAATCAAGAGTTACTAACGACAAAGATTCATCCGAAGAAGCCGAAGGTAGCACGGATCACGTGACTGTGGATAACAAGCCAACCCTGCACACCAGGACGCATGCTTTAG AAAATGAAGACGACGACGAAGGGAATAACAGTAAAAGAGTGAAGGAACATAAAGTGAATCGGAAGCCGAGTAGAAAAATGCTCGGCTTAGGTGGCTTCGGTGATCTCGGAGGAAACAATAATGATTACAAAGAGGACACCAGACTGGAGGATCGTCTAGCCATGGAGGCGGAGGAAGAAAAGAAATATGAAACAGGAGAAGGATACGGCGCAGGGGGAGGTGGTGGAGGGGGAGGAACAGGATGGGATGAAGCATCAAAGGGAGTAAACTGGGCAACTAATATACAGAGACAGGATGCTGCAGAG AAACAGAGCATACAGGCCCAGGTCGCCTCTGAAAGCGCTCACGAACTCGATGAGATCCAGCGCGCCATCGCAGCTGAGTCCCAGTCCTCACGCGGTTCAGCTTCAATTGGTAATGCCGGAGCTTCAGTTGTCGGTGGGGCAGGATCACCG GTTCAAGTGCAAGGGGGCATGCAACCTAGAATTACAAATCCAGAGGGACAAACAAGACAGAATCCATCAATGCCATTCGTAGGAGGAGGACAACAAAAAAGCCTAAGTCCATCCGAGAGTCAAG AAATCTCTAATTTCATTCACCAAGCAGAAAAAATATCACCAAGTGAAATGAGGGGAGCCACTCAACAAGACAGCATGGGTATGGGGGGTCTTGCTTCTCGAGGAAGTCAAGGATTGAGTGAAGGGATGGGCGGCCTTGGGGGATTAGAAGGAGCACAACAACTGGGTGGGCAGAGCCAAATGGCATCTATGGAACAGTCTCCCATGGCGGGATCAGAGAGGTTTGGAGGGGCTATGGATGCAGGAGCAGTAAGTCAAGAGGCATTGGGACAGGCAGGTCTAGCTGGAGGACTCAGCGAATCGGCGGTAAGCCGCATGACCGATGGATCACTCGGGGGTAGAACTGGAGAGTCCATTCAAGGAATGCAAGGAATGCAAGGAATGCAAGGAATTCAAAGTATGCAAGACCTTCAAGGAATGCAAGGCGTAGCATCAGCGCTCTCAACAGGCCAGGGCCAAGGTGGAATGTTATCTGACAATGGAGGTGTCAGTGCTTTACAGGGGCAAGGAATGATGGGAGCAAGCCTTCAAGGAGGAATGCAAAGTCTTATGggaggtggtggtggtggtctTGGAGGACTTCAGGCTGCCATGGGTGGTGGAGGCGATCTGGGACAGCAACAGATGGCCTTTAAAAAG CGTTCAAAGACACATCAGAGAGACGAGGCAAGCAATAAacacaagaaaagaaagttaCAAAACAAATTATCTGCTAGAAAGAGTGCTTTGCCAAAGAAACACCTTGTACGTGACCACAAGAAATCTGTTAAAAAG AGTAAACTGGTGAAGAAGCAACATTCTAAACAATCAAGAACACATTAA
- the LOC138017559 gene encoding secreted protein C-like isoform X2, with amino-acid sequence MNIRLLLACLALCLSQAVLSAPLDASQKPGEEQVKEAVKKAELDASLAAEDAVRHGHKAESRVTNDKDSSEEAEGSTDHVTVDNKPTLHTRTHALENEDDDEGNNSKRVKEHKVNRKPSRKMLGLGGFGDLGGNNNDYKEDTRLEDRLAMEAEEEKKYETGEGYGAGGGGGGGGTGWDEASKGVNWATNIQRQDAAEKQSIQAQVASESAHELDEIQRAIAAESQSSRGSASIGNAGASVVGGAGSPVQVQGGMQPRITNPEGQTRQNPSMPFVGGGQQKSLSPSESQESFQDVTSPYSTDRSSFGEPEISNFIHQAEKISPSEMRGATQQDSMGMGGLASRGSQGLSEGMGGLGGLEGAQQLGGQSQMASMEQSPMAGSERFGGAMDAGAVSQEALGQAGLAGGLSESAVSRMTDGSLGGRTGESIQGMQGMQGMQGIQSMQDLQGMQGVASALSTGQGQGGMLSDNGGVSALQGQGMMGASLQGGMQSLMGGGGGGLGGLQAAMGGGGDLGQQQMAFKKSTIARPSDLQRSKTHQRDEASNKHKKRKLQNKLSARKSALPKKHLVRDHKKSVKKSKLVKKQHSKQSRTH; translated from the exons TAAAAGAAGCTGTGAAAAAGGCTGAGTTAGATGCTAGTCTAGCTGCTGAAGATGCGGTGCGACATGGACATAAGGCTGAATCAAGAGTTACTAACGACAAAGATTCATCCGAAGAAGCCGAAGGTAGCACGGATCACGTGACTGTGGATAACAAGCCAACCCTGCACACCAGGACGCATGCTTTAG AAAATGAAGACGACGACGAAGGGAATAACAGTAAAAGAGTGAAGGAACATAAAGTGAATCGGAAGCCGAGTAGAAAAATGCTCGGCTTAGGTGGCTTCGGTGATCTCGGAGGAAACAATAATGATTACAAAGAGGACACCAGACTGGAGGATCGTCTAGCCATGGAGGCGGAGGAAGAAAAGAAATATGAAACAGGAGAAGGATACGGCGCAGGGGGAGGTGGTGGAGGGGGAGGAACAGGATGGGATGAAGCATCAAAGGGAGTAAACTGGGCAACTAATATACAGAGACAGGATGCTGCAGAG AAACAGAGCATACAGGCCCAGGTCGCCTCTGAAAGCGCTCACGAACTCGATGAGATCCAGCGCGCCATCGCAGCTGAGTCCCAGTCCTCACGCGGTTCAGCTTCAATTGGTAATGCCGGAGCTTCAGTTGTCGGTGGGGCAGGATCACCG GTTCAAGTGCAAGGGGGCATGCAACCTAGAATTACAAATCCAGAGGGACAAACAAGACAGAATCCATCAATGCCATTCGTAGGAGGAGGACAACAAAAAAGCCTAAGTCCATCCGAGAGTCAAG AATCGTTTCAAGACGTTACCTCACCTTATTCGACCGATCGATCATCCTTTGGCGAGCCAG AAATCTCTAATTTCATTCACCAAGCAGAAAAAATATCACCAAGTGAAATGAGGGGAGCCACTCAACAAGACAGCATGGGTATGGGGGGTCTTGCTTCTCGAGGAAGTCAAGGATTGAGTGAAGGGATGGGCGGCCTTGGGGGATTAGAAGGAGCACAACAACTGGGTGGGCAGAGCCAAATGGCATCTATGGAACAGTCTCCCATGGCGGGATCAGAGAGGTTTGGAGGGGCTATGGATGCAGGAGCAGTAAGTCAAGAGGCATTGGGACAGGCAGGTCTAGCTGGAGGACTCAGCGAATCGGCGGTAAGCCGCATGACCGATGGATCACTCGGGGGTAGAACTGGAGAGTCCATTCAAGGAATGCAAGGAATGCAAGGAATGCAAGGAATTCAAAGTATGCAAGACCTTCAAGGAATGCAAGGCGTAGCATCAGCGCTCTCAACAGGCCAGGGCCAAGGTGGAATGTTATCTGACAATGGAGGTGTCAGTGCTTTACAGGGGCAAGGAATGATGGGAGCAAGCCTTCAAGGAGGAATGCAAAGTCTTATGggaggtggtggtggtggtctTGGAGGACTTCAGGCTGCCATGGGTGGTGGAGGCGATCTGGGACAGCAACAGATGGCCTTTAAAAAG TCAACAATAGCAAGACCAAGTGACTTGCAG CGTTCAAAGACACATCAGAGAGACGAGGCAAGCAATAAacacaagaaaagaaagttaCAAAACAAATTATCTGCTAGAAAGAGTGCTTTGCCAAAGAAACACCTTGTACGTGACCACAAGAAATCTGTTAAAAAG AGTAAACTGGTGAAGAAGCAACATTCTAAACAATCAAGAACACATTAA
- the LOC138017559 gene encoding secreted protein C-like isoform X4, translating into MNIRLLLACLALCLSQAVLSAPLDASQKPGEEQANQTSSKSINLEDKVKEAVKKAELDASLAAEDAVRHGHKAESRVTNDKDSSEEAEENEDDDEGNNSKRVKEHKVNRKPSRKMLGLGGFGDLGGNNNDYKEDTRLEDRLAMEAEEEKKYETGEGYGAGGGGGGGGTGWDEASKGVNWATNIQRQDAAEKQSIQAQVASESAHELDEIQRAIAAESQSSRGSASIGNAGASVVGGAGSPVQVQGGMQPRITNPEGQTRQNPSMPFVGGGQQKSLSPSESQESFQDVTSPYSTDRSSFGEPEISNFIHQAEKISPSEMRGATQQDSMGMGGLASRGSQGLSEGMGGLGGLEGAQQLGGQSQMASMEQSPMAGSERFGGAMDAGAVSQEALGQAGLAGGLSESAVSRMTDGSLGGRTGESIQGMQGMQGMQGIQSMQDLQGMQGVASALSTGQGQGGMLSDNGGVSALQGQGMMGASLQGGMQSLMGGGGGGLGGLQAAMGGGGDLGQQQMAFKKSTIARPSDLQRSKTHQRDEASNKHKKRKLQNKLSARKSALPKKHLVRDHKKSVKKSKLVKKQHSKQSRTH; encoded by the exons TAAAAGAAGCTGTGAAAAAGGCTGAGTTAGATGCTAGTCTAGCTGCTGAAGATGCGGTGCGACATGGACATAAGGCTGAATCAAGAGTTACTAACGACAAAGATTCATCCGAAGAAGCCGAAG AAAATGAAGACGACGACGAAGGGAATAACAGTAAAAGAGTGAAGGAACATAAAGTGAATCGGAAGCCGAGTAGAAAAATGCTCGGCTTAGGTGGCTTCGGTGATCTCGGAGGAAACAATAATGATTACAAAGAGGACACCAGACTGGAGGATCGTCTAGCCATGGAGGCGGAGGAAGAAAAGAAATATGAAACAGGAGAAGGATACGGCGCAGGGGGAGGTGGTGGAGGGGGAGGAACAGGATGGGATGAAGCATCAAAGGGAGTAAACTGGGCAACTAATATACAGAGACAGGATGCTGCAGAG AAACAGAGCATACAGGCCCAGGTCGCCTCTGAAAGCGCTCACGAACTCGATGAGATCCAGCGCGCCATCGCAGCTGAGTCCCAGTCCTCACGCGGTTCAGCTTCAATTGGTAATGCCGGAGCTTCAGTTGTCGGTGGGGCAGGATCACCG GTTCAAGTGCAAGGGGGCATGCAACCTAGAATTACAAATCCAGAGGGACAAACAAGACAGAATCCATCAATGCCATTCGTAGGAGGAGGACAACAAAAAAGCCTAAGTCCATCCGAGAGTCAAG AATCGTTTCAAGACGTTACCTCACCTTATTCGACCGATCGATCATCCTTTGGCGAGCCAG AAATCTCTAATTTCATTCACCAAGCAGAAAAAATATCACCAAGTGAAATGAGGGGAGCCACTCAACAAGACAGCATGGGTATGGGGGGTCTTGCTTCTCGAGGAAGTCAAGGATTGAGTGAAGGGATGGGCGGCCTTGGGGGATTAGAAGGAGCACAACAACTGGGTGGGCAGAGCCAAATGGCATCTATGGAACAGTCTCCCATGGCGGGATCAGAGAGGTTTGGAGGGGCTATGGATGCAGGAGCAGTAAGTCAAGAGGCATTGGGACAGGCAGGTCTAGCTGGAGGACTCAGCGAATCGGCGGTAAGCCGCATGACCGATGGATCACTCGGGGGTAGAACTGGAGAGTCCATTCAAGGAATGCAAGGAATGCAAGGAATGCAAGGAATTCAAAGTATGCAAGACCTTCAAGGAATGCAAGGCGTAGCATCAGCGCTCTCAACAGGCCAGGGCCAAGGTGGAATGTTATCTGACAATGGAGGTGTCAGTGCTTTACAGGGGCAAGGAATGATGGGAGCAAGCCTTCAAGGAGGAATGCAAAGTCTTATGggaggtggtggtggtggtctTGGAGGACTTCAGGCTGCCATGGGTGGTGGAGGCGATCTGGGACAGCAACAGATGGCCTTTAAAAAG TCAACAATAGCAAGACCAAGTGACTTGCAG CGTTCAAAGACACATCAGAGAGACGAGGCAAGCAATAAacacaagaaaagaaagttaCAAAACAAATTATCTGCTAGAAAGAGTGCTTTGCCAAAGAAACACCTTGTACGTGACCACAAGAAATCTGTTAAAAAG AGTAAACTGGTGAAGAAGCAACATTCTAAACAATCAAGAACACATTAA